A region of the Sander vitreus isolate 19-12246 chromosome 1, sanVit1, whole genome shotgun sequence genome:
tcctctggatcatccagatggtcattggcaaatttcagacgggcctggacatgcgctggcttgagcagggggaccttgtgtgcgctgcaggattttaatccatgacggcgtagtgtgttactaatggttttctttgagactgtggtctcagctctcttcaggtcattgaccaggtcctgccgtgtagttccgagctgatccctcaccttcctcatgatcattgatgccccacgaggtgagatcttgcatggagccccagaccgagggagattgaccgtcatcttgaacttcttccattttctaataattgcgccagcagttgttgccttctcaccaagctgcttgcctattgtcctgtagcccatcccagctttgtgcaggtctacaattttatccctgatgtccttacacagctctctggtcttggccattgtgaagaggttggagtctgtttgattgagtgtgtggacaggtgtcttttatacaggtaacaagttcaaacaggtgcagttaatacaggtaacgagtggagaacaggaggacttcttaaagaaaaactaacaggtctgtgagagccggaattcttactggttggtaggtgatcaaatacttatgtcatgcattaaaatgcaaattaattatttaaaaattatacaatgtgattttctggatttttgtttaagattccgtctctcacagttgaagtgtacctatgataaaaattacagccctctacatgctttgtaagtgggaaaacctgcaaaatcagcagtgtatcaaatacttgttctccccactgtatgtccATGCTGGGATAGCATTGTATGCAAATTAATTTGTGTACttaatttatgtatgtatgtatgtatgtacgtacgtACATACACACgtttgcatttatttatgcATTGAATAGACAAGTGAAATTACCTCGTAAATACATCCTAAACATAAATcataacacacacagcaattaaacatttgtccaaaactattttatttacaaCACAAAATGGCACAGAGTAACAGTAGGACAGCCATACACATGCACAGCTCAGACTGATGTTGTGCTAGCTTTGATTTAACACAGTTCAGGTTAACTTCATCCAGTCAGTTAGGACCCTGGAGAAGCACTATACAGGGCCAAGGACATTTTTAAGATAAACTACTTCAACTGATGAGTATAGAAGGCTTTTCCCAAGTCTGAACACAATTCATAACATTATTTGTTCCCAGTACCAACAGCTTCTTcagtacatttttttaaccatGTATTTAGTCTACTCACACAGCATACAGACACTAAACTGGTCCTTACTgacagaaatgtatcttttaggTCCCATATAGTCCTCTACCTCATCTGCTAGCATGGTCATGTTCCTGTGTCATCAGACTGTCATCATCTGATGCCAGACCACAAAATGCAGTGCAAACTTTCAACACTGCAGTTCAAACTGAAGCAACAGCTCATCCTCTTTCACTCTTCAATGTTTCAAAATGTCTTGAAATGCATTATCTACACGGTTACCCAGTGCTTATACGCTGCACCTGAGCTTTTCAGCATctgtgtaaatgtctgtgttcagTGCACCTGGATACATTTAAAATGGAGCTCAGTGAGGGTCGCCTCCCAGAACCCTGCAACACACATGCAGTTATATATCACACTCTGGCCTTCGTTGTGTGGTCCTTTAGTACAGCTTCCTTCCATGGCTCACAATCAAAGTGTAAACAAAACTGAGCTTGGCCTCTGGATTACTATATTCAGTAAATCACAAGCATATTGCCAGCATAATTTAGAATAAGGACATACAGTTAATGATATACAAATCTGATTTAAAACATTCTAAAATGACTGACATCTGCCCCTGTGCCAAACAAAAGgggagagatatatatatatatatatatatatatatatatatatatatatatacatacatacatacatacatacatatacacacacacacacttccaaatTGATGGATCTTGATGACCATACCAAAGCCCTCTAAACATGTAAGGGCTGCTCACCGCTCTCTTCAGCCAGTAAAAACTGTTGTATCAGTGGTAGAAAGGTGTCACAAATCGCTCATCACACTCACACTTGATGTCCTGTCTTTCAGCGTATCTTACATTGAagtaaagagaaaataaaaaggaacacGGAAAAGTAAGAAGACAATAACAGAAAGACAGTCAGTTTGGAGAAGTAGTGGGGGAAACAAGGATAGGAGGCAGTAGACAGAGCCACATGGtgtgaaaacaaaattaaacaggATTCGAAGGTATCAGCTAGCCAGTTCGCTAGGTGTGGGTTCCTGTTGGGTGCAGTCCAGGCTGGTGGGGAGGGGGAATAGGCAGGGGACAGGTACTGTGAGGGGTGGGAGAGGTAATGTTACAGCTCTGAGAGGTGAGTGGAGAGGGTCAGAGCGGGGGGGTGCTGCAGGGGCTGTCGAGGCTGTGTGTGCATCAGCCTGCGAGTTTACTGGCCACCAGAGAAGGTTTCCTCTGGGGCAGGTCCTGGGGGGTGGGGATGTGGTCCCCTGTGATCTCCGTCTTCTCCGGCGCAGCTGTCGGCAACTGCTTGTTCTTTATCTTGGCTTTAGCCATGTTGTAGTCTCCAGAGTCAAAGTACTTTTGCTGTAGAGAGGCATAAGattcacattttaaagtgtgatctatgaaaaatgaacacattaatCATTGCAAGGAGAAATGTACAATTTCAGTATGCAACATACACAGATTTGCTGATTTTAATAGAATAGTAGTACATTTCTTAAGTCCATTTTTAAAGACTTGCTCATTTATTTTAGGCAGATGGTAAAGAGAGCAAATGCCACAAATTGTGATTTTTATACCCTTTGGAGTTTTTGAGCACTAGTAGTGTTATGGACTGGAGCAGCGTTCTTACGAGTAGGTCCTCATTTTGTCTGTAGGAGGacgcacatgcacaaacacaagcaTGCATGCCACGTGATTCACAATTTTTCAGTTGGTTTCGTGTTATTCTGCTCATTGAAAGTTGGTATAggtagtctggctcaacggatgtacgttgctgggataaagcctgacaccCGGCACATCATGCCTCGCCCCTCTCGCGATCTCTGCTATTGTggctaaaatgtaaataaagaaaatactgtTTGTGTTGTGACGACCCCTCCcaatctgcctgcctgtcaTGTTCTGCAGGCACTGGGAGTGGGCGGGTAGGTGGAGCTGGGAGGGTCGTCTGTACCTGGCCATCTGGGTGTGGCTTACAGATAGACCTTTTGCATCCATCTCAACATTTTGTCCTTTGTTTGGTTTGCTGCGACATACATTCACCCCTCCACACACTGCAAACCCAACTGATGTCTTCCACCGCTACACACTCCACCATTAAGCTTATGTTCAGTTAGGTTGTGTTATTATGTCTAGTTAGTTTAAATAAACAACTTTTTGACTTATCTTGCGTGTGACGTCCCTTTTGTTGCCGGCCTTGAGCCAGGCGgtaacagtgtttatttagttttttcaatGAATTTAATTACAGATTATTCAAGTGATTACTTAGTCtaacaaaatgtccaaaaaggaTGGCAAGTGCACATCAGAAATTATTCCAGAAACCTAAAGTGATAACTTCAAATTGTTTTCTTTGGCCAGCAGTGAATGAATTACAACGAGATCAAAGCAGAGAGAAGCAGCTACTCCTCACATTTAAGAGGCTGCAAACCAGCGTTTGCTGGAATTTTTACTTGATAAATGAATTGTTTATCACGATGGTCCACTAATGTAGGTCTATGCATAATCAATCATTCCAGCATACCAATATTATATCATCATAAAATATATGGAGACAGTGTAATTGTACGCTCATGCTTCGTTGAAACTGTCGAGAGGTGTTCAACGTTATAGTCATTTTGGAGACTGTAGTTTGTAGTGTTGTTGATTTGTATTGTTAGACTGAGGGGTGGTTCTAAAATGTTGTGTGTTCTCATTGATGTAAATGGTATACTGTGGAAAACTCTAGAAAGTGAACCTTGAGTTGATATTAATTTGTCAACCAGCTTTAGTTTAGGTACCATATAAAATGGAAACTGAGTGTAAGTGCAATGTTACTAACAAATGACAGTAGGTTTAAAGACTGTACCTAAGCGAACTCTAAACGTTTtgcagacaaaaacaagaaataacTCACCCCTTTCTGGAGCCGTTTGCGAAGCAGGTCAGAGCCCCCAGGTTTATTTCCTAAATTTGGGTATCTGGCCTTCAGTTTAGCCTCCTCTGACTTCTCAGGACTGATCACCTTGTCCTGAACCTGCTGAAAACAAGGAGAAGCATTAGGCATTAAAATAAATGCTCAAATGCTGCGCAGCAAGAGTACATTTACCAGGTGCCTCCAGGCTACACTGAAACATTTCTCAGCTGATGGCATGGTATAGAgaaaatcagaatcagctttaatggccaAGTGAGTGTGAACACATAATTACAGGGAATTTGACGTTGGCTTTTGTTGCTCTTAaagtaaacacacagacaacaagGACAAAGCTGAACAAGGTAATGTTTAACGTAGACCTTTGACTAACGTATACAAACGTTTGCTAACATTGCTGGATAAGACCCAAGCAACAGTGGTTACCTGCCTATTTCTAACAAAGACGGTTAAAACAATGTTAGCACAGAAGTAACGTAACTTAGAGTTAAATATTCACCTGCCAGGGACAGTGTTAAATTCAAGTTACAGGTTCAAATTACCGCTACTGCTTTTAATTGCGATATGCTTTCCCAATCgacataaacataaaaaggAAATATTGGCTTTTGTTTTCTCGACAACAGCAGTCTCACAAAGTGAATAAAAAGTAGACACCGTAGAGCTAACATGTAGCTACTCGGTTGGAATTGACCGCTAACGTTAACAGTTAATGTGCTGCAAAATAACCGTCAGTTTGTTGACAGCTGGGACAAGCTAGCAGCACGCGAAACGGCGGTAAAGTTGAATACAATAACGGTATAACATTAACGGTACTGTAACTAACGTTAGGCTTTAGGCCAGAGTAACGTTACTGCAATCTGTTGGGTTGAGCTCTAACATTAACATCCATGGTTgaacaaagctaacgttagcagctgaGCTAACTGTTACCTATTTTCCAGTGTGTGAATGTCATGAGTTTGcttgcttagcttagcattagctAACAGAAGCTAGCGGCACCTCTGACATTCACACAGACCATCCGAAACATTAGCTATATTAGCAACCGAAACGGCGGGCTACCTAACCAGTAACGTAGCTAGCTAATGTCGTTACGAAGCTTGACAGATAACAAAAACTAATATATCAAGGGCTTAGTCGCTGTCTTCGGTTGTTATGTCAACAATAACGAGCGCGGGCGaataagctaacgttaagctaTAAAACGTAGCATTAGCTAGCTATAACAAAGTCAGTGGTGCTACAGCTGCTGCTAAACTGCTAACTTACCTTCTCGTCCATTGGTGTGTTCTCGGTCGTCTGTGTTTCTTCGTTATCCCCCGACATTTCTGTGCTATCGTGATCTCAGACAAGAGATTGTTCACTAGTTGAACAAGTGATCCACAAATCCCCTGCTCTGACTTTCCGTACCCATACGAGTCCTATCGAGCTCGCACTCCCGCACAAGCAGATAGTACGTGACATACGGAGACACCATGCGCGCCCACGTTCGGGCACTACTGTAGTGCTACTCCCACACATACTTGCtgggattattatttttttttttacattgcatAGCATAACGATCAGCTGATGCATGTGTTGTGACACAAATCCAGATTGCAGTCAGATAATCTTTAGATCTTGAGGATTATTAATGCTGCACTGATGAACAGTGTAGTTCATGTTATGTGTTCCCTaactattttgttatttatattttgtatttcattttattgctTGCTCTTACCGTTTTTGTTCTTCTTCTAAGATCCCAATGGCAATCACCTAACTGTATTTGCAGCTTTGTATGCCAAACTGACAGCAGTACTCACCTACTTTTGTCAGCTGTTAGATTGCTGTGTGTAGTCTTGATTATACAGTCGATGGTCTTGATGAGTGTGAAGTATTGCGGACTTCAAGCTGCACCTCCCAGCAGTCAGGGTACATGCTGTGCTACACACAGACTAAAATGCATACCTCTGAATATGCTTAAACCCCTTTTGGGGGATGCAGTTGTGTCCAGTAAGAATTTGCCCCTCACATTTAGGCTTACTATTTTTTGGACAAACATtgcatttattttcttctttagaTCCTAAAATTTGTCATCAAGCATGTgctactgtaaaaatactctgtttatCTTGATGAACATTACTCCCACTTGCCATTAGTGCTGTTCCACTTATTGTGTTAATTATGATAAAACCTAAAACAGTGTTGTAACTTTTAATTGATACATGACCCATTGATACTGTACCTATAGATAAACAATTCTGGTCCCTCTCTAAAGTCAACCATGTTACCAATTCTAGCATTATGCTATTTTTGGTCCCTTATCACAATCTTGTTTGAGTTTAcatgtttttatacattttaaaaggtatttactagagatggtccgataccattttttgcttcccgataccaatacctgaacttgcgtatcggccgataccgagtaccgattagataccagtgtgtcatatattttattatgttttaacagctgtatactactatccctgtatggatgtgatatgatttctatctttgttgttggtctggctcaggttaaactctttgtgaaacatgaatgccacagaactttcttttattctgcagtttgacagtcagttataacagaaaaagaa
Encoded here:
- the arpp19a gene encoding cAMP-regulated phosphoprotein 19a isoform X2; the protein is MSGDNEETQTTENTPMDEKVQDKVISPEKSEEAKLKARYPNLGNKPGGSDLLRKRLQKGQKYFDSGDYNMAKAKIKNKQLPTAAPEKTEITGDHIPTPQDLPQRKPSLVASKLAG
- the arpp19a gene encoding cAMP-regulated phosphoprotein 19a isoform X1, which encodes MSGDNEETQTTENTPMDEKQVQDKVISPEKSEEAKLKARYPNLGNKPGGSDLLRKRLQKGQKYFDSGDYNMAKAKIKNKQLPTAAPEKTEITGDHIPTPQDLPQRKPSLVASKLAG